A part of Cervus elaphus chromosome 11, mCerEla1.1, whole genome shotgun sequence genomic DNA contains:
- the LOC122703860 gene encoding STAM-binding protein yields MSDHGDVSLPPEDRVRALSQRGSTVEINEDIPPRRYFRSGVEIIRMASVYCEEGNIEYAFILYNKYITLFIEKLPKHRDYKSAVIPEKKDTVKKLKEIAFPKAEELKAELLKRYTKEYLEYNEEKKKEAEEFARNVAMQEELEKERQRVAQQKQQQLEQEQFHAFEEMIRNQELEKERLKIVQEFGKVDPGLGGPLVPGLEKPSLDVFPTVPVISTQPSDCNTTVRLAKPPVVDRSLKPGALNNLEAPVIDGLRHMVVPGKLCPQFLQLASANTARGVETCGILCGKLMRNEFTITHVLIPKQSAGSDYCNTENEEELFLIQDQQGLITLGWIHTHPTQTAFLSSVDLHTHCSYQMMLPESIAIVCSPKFQETGFFRLTDHGLEEISSCRQKGFHPHSKDPPLFCSCNHVTVVDRAVTITDLR; encoded by the exons ATGTCTGACCATGGAGATGTGAGCCTCCCACCCGAAGACCGGGTGAGGGCTCTGTCCCAAAGGGGTAGCACAGTGGAGATAAATGAAGACATTCCACCCCGCCGGTACTTCCGCTCTGGAGTGGAGATTATCCGAATGGCATCTGTTTACTGTGAGGAAGGCAACATTGAATATGCTTTCATCCTCTATAACAAGTATATCAC GCTCTTTATTGAGAAACTACCAAAGCATCGAGATTACAAATCGGCTGTCATTCCTGAAAAGAAAGACACAGTAAAG AAATTAAAGGAGATTGCATTTCCCAAAGCAGAAGAACTGAAGGCAGAACTGTTAAAACGATATACCAAAGAATATTTAGaatataatgaagaaaaa AAGAAGGAAGCGGAAGAATTTGCCCGCAATGTAGCCATGCAGgaagagctggaaaaggaaagacagagggtggcgcagcagaagcagcagcagctggagcagGAGCAGTTCCATGCCTTCGAGGAGATGATCCGGAACCAGGAGCTAGAAAAGGAACGACTGAAGATCGTGCAGGAGTTTGGGAAGGTGGACCCTGGCCTGGGTGGCCCACTGGTACCTGGCTTGGAGAAGCCCTCCCTAGATGTGTTCCCCACGGTGCCTGTTATATCCACACAGCCTTCAGACTGTAATACAACTGTGAGGCTTGCCAAGCCACCAGTAGTGGACAGATCCTTGAAACCTGGAGCATTGAACAACTTGGAAG cTCCTGTAATCGATGGGTTGCGCCACATGGTGGTACCCGGGAAGCTCTGCCCACAGTTTCTCCAGTTGGCCAGTGCCAACACTGCCCGGGGAGTGGAGACGTGTGGGATTCTCTGTGGAAAACTG atgaggaacgAGTTTACCATCACCCATGTTCTCATCCCCAAGCAAAGCGCTGGGTCTGATTATTGCAACACCGAGAATGAAGAGGAGCTTTTCCTCATACAGGATCAGCAGGGTCTCATCACACTGGGCTGGATTCAC acTCATCCCACGCAGACAGCCTTCCTCTCCAGTGTTGACCTCCACACTCACTGCTCCTACCAGATGATGTTGCCAGAGTCCATAGCCATTGTCTGTTCCCCCAAATTCCAGGA AACTGGATTCTTTAGACTCACTGACCATGGACTAGAGGAGATTTCTTCCTGTCGCCAGAAAGGATTTCATCCCCACAGCAAGGATCCACCCCTCTTCTGT AGCTGCAACCACGTGACTGTTGTGGACAGAGCTGTGACCATCACAGACCTTCGATGA